The Streptomyces hundungensis genome contains the following window.
CGAACCGCGCCGAGTCGTCCAACGGCTTCCCGTCGAACATCACCTTCGACACCCGCGATCCCGCCGGCTTCGCGATGTCGATCTCATACGACACACCGCTCACCACGTCGTAGTTGTAGTCCGGCGTACCGTTCGCGTTGGTGATCTTCGCCGGGTCCACCGCACCCGTCGTCTGCACGTAGTAGTTGGCCGAGAACTCCAGATACGCGCGCACCTGAGCACCCGTCAAAAGTCGTGCCTCCAGCGTGTTCTCGTACACATACAGACCCGCCACATCGCGGATCGTCACCTTGCCCGCCGGGATCACCGCCGACCGCGAGAAACACGCCGCCTGCGACAACACCGGCAACGCGGCATACTCCGACGACGCCAACGCCGCCTTCACCGTCTCCGACTGAATGCGGTTGATCAGATCGATGATCGGCACATCCTTGTACGGAGCCTCCGTCGACCGCATCTCCGCCGCGTTCGTCCCCACCACCTGGTTCACATACGCCACGACCTTGTCGTGCTCCGCCTTCACCAGACGCTTCACCACCGGATCCTCGGCCACCGCATTGGCATTGCGCACCTCAGCCGTCACCGACACCACCTGCCAGCGACCCCGCGAGAACTCCAGCTCGAAGTCGAAGACACTCAGCCGCATCCCCCACATATACGGCTCCGACAGCACCACGGACTTGCCGGTCTCCTTGTTCACCACCGTCCGCGACGCCACCTCCTTGTGCGTGTGACCCACCAAAATCGCGTCGATCCCCGGCACCTGCTCCGCCACCAACGACGACGCGTTCTCCGGATACGGCAGCGCGTCCCCGTACGACGTACCCCCGTCAAGACCCGAGTGATCCGTACAGATCACCACGTCACAACCGAGCGCCCGCAACTTCGGCACATAGATCTTCGCCTGCTCCACCAGACCCGGGAACGTCATCTTCCCCTGCACATTGGCCTTGTCCCAGATCGCGATCCCCGGATTGGTCAGACCCAGGATCCCCACCTTCACATCCGGCCCGTGCGGCACCCTCAACCGCCGCACCGCATACGGCGGAAACGCCGGCTTCAACGTCTTCGCGTCCAGCGCGTTCGCCCCCAGCAGCGGGAAGTCCAACTGCTCCTGGAACGCCCGCAGCGTCGGTATCCCGTAGTTGAACTCGTGGTTGCCCAGCGCCGCCGCGTCATACCGCATGTGGTTCATCGCCAGCGCCATCGGATGCTCCGGGCCCCGCCTGCCGCCCGAACCCGTGATCGGCTCCACCCGCGCGTAGTAGTACGACAACTGGGTGCCCTGGATGATGTCACCCGCGTCGATCAACAACGTGTTGTGACGGCCCTTCTCCTTGCGGACCGCATCCACCAACGTCGAGATCTTCGCCAGACCCACGTCGTTGTGGGCCGCGTCGTCGTACTCCTTGTCCGTGAAGTAGTCCCAGTTGAAGACATGACCATGCAGATCGGTCGTGCCCATCACCGAGAACGCGTACCGCTTCGGCCCACGCCCCTGCCCATGATCGTGCCCATGGCCCGGATCCCGGCCCTCGGCGGCGGCCGGCGACGCCACACCCCCGGCCACGGCCACACCGGCGCCGGCGGCGGCCGTAGTGCCAAGGAACGTCCTGCGGTTCAGCGGCATGCTCTCTCCCTGAAGTCGTGTGACGCGCGTAGAAGTTGAGCGGGACGGCGACGCGCGTAGACCCCCGGATTCTGACCCAGAACAAGCCACCCGCAACACCCCCCGCAGGTTTCTATTCGATGACCAGCCCCTGACAGAACCACCCACCCTCACACCCCACCCACCAATGCCACAGTGGAACCATGACCGACACCCAGCCCTACGGAACCCCCGACCAACCACGCCTCGCCGTCCACGGCGAAGCCCACCTCGACGTCGACCCCGAAATCGCCGGCCTCACCATCACCATCGCCACCCGAGGCCCCGACCACCGCACCACCCTCGACGACCTCACCCGCCGCAACACCCACACCCTCGACCTCATCAAAAGCTACGGCGACACCATCGAAAAACTCGAAACCAGCGCCTTCACCCTCACCCCCGAACTCACCCGCCACGGCCGCGGCGAACGCATCCGCACCTACCACGGCACCGTCCACATCACCACCGAACTCACCGACTTCACCACCCTCGGCGAACTCACCACCCGCCTCGCCGACCTCGAACTCACCCGCGTCGACGGCCCCTGGTGGTCCCTGCGCCACGACTCACCCGCCCACAGCGAAGTACGCCGCCGCGCCGTCCACCAAGCCGTCACCCGCGCCCGCGAATACGCCGACGCCCTCGGCGCCACCCTCACCGCCCTCGTCGAACTCTCCGACCCCGGCGCCGACCACCAACCCACCCCCGGCTACGGCCACCCCGGCGGCGGCATGGCCTTCCGCTCCATGGCCCCCGGCACCCCCGAACCCGCCCCCACCCTCGACCTCGAACCCCAACGCCAAACCGTCCACGCCCGCGTCAACGCCCGCTTCATCATGACCCCACCACGCCTCTGACACCCCCCACCACCCACCCGCGCCGGGCGCCCCACACCGCTCATCGGAGCGCCCCCGCGCACACTTCAGAAGTTGTCAACCACCGCACAGCCAAAGGACGTTGAGCAGACACCCAGGATCAAATCCCTACCCACCGGTAAGCCCTAGGCTCACCCCATGCGCCGAGCCAAAATCGTCTGCACCCTGGGCCCCGCCACCGACACATACGACCAGATCAAAGCCCTCATCGAAGCCGGAATGGACGTAGCCCGCTTCAACCTCAGCCACGGCACCTACGCCGAACACGAACAGCGCTACCACCACGTCCGCACCGCATCCCAAGAAACCGGCCACAACGTCGGCATCCTCGCCGACCTACAAGGCCCGAAGATCCGCCTCGACCGCTTCCAAGAAGGCCCCGTACTCCTTGAACGCGGCGACACCTTCACCATCACCACCGAACAGAACACCCCAGGCGACCGCCACCTCTGCGGCACCACCTACA
Protein-coding sequences here:
- a CDS encoding SIMPL domain-containing protein, encoding MTDTQPYGTPDQPRLAVHGEAHLDVDPEIAGLTITIATRGPDHRTTLDDLTRRNTHTLDLIKSYGDTIEKLETSAFTLTPELTRHGRGERIRTYHGTVHITTELTDFTTLGELTTRLADLELTRVDGPWWSLRHDSPAHSEVRRRAVHQAVTRAREYADALGATLTALVELSDPGADHQPTPGYGHPGGGMAFRSMAPGTPEPAPTLDLEPQRQTVHARVNARFIMTPPRL
- a CDS encoding bifunctional metallophosphatase/5'-nucleotidase; its protein translation is MPLNRRTFLGTTAAAGAGVAVAGGVASPAAAEGRDPGHGHDHGQGRGPKRYAFSVMGTTDLHGHVFNWDYFTDKEYDDAAHNDVGLAKISTLVDAVRKEKGRHNTLLIDAGDIIQGTQLSYYYARVEPITGSGGRRGPEHPMALAMNHMRYDAAALGNHEFNYGIPTLRAFQEQLDFPLLGANALDAKTLKPAFPPYAVRRLRVPHGPDVKVGILGLTNPGIAIWDKANVQGKMTFPGLVEQAKIYVPKLRALGCDVVICTDHSGLDGGTSYGDALPYPENASSLVAEQVPGIDAILVGHTHKEVASRTVVNKETGKSVVLSEPYMWGMRLSVFDFELEFSRGRWQVVSVTAEVRNANAVAEDPVVKRLVKAEHDKVVAYVNQVVGTNAAEMRSTEAPYKDVPIIDLINRIQSETVKAALASSEYAALPVLSQAACFSRSAVIPAGKVTIRDVAGLYVYENTLEARLLTGAQVRAYLEFSANYYVQTTGAVDPAKITNANGTPDYNYDVVSGVSYEIDIAKPAGSRVSKVMFDGKPLDDSARFVLAVNNYRANGGGNFPGVAAAKQLWANSDEIRNTMIAWVKAKGVIDQKEFASVEWKLTQNGVPVF